One Tursiops truncatus isolate mTurTru1 chromosome 3, mTurTru1.mat.Y, whole genome shotgun sequence DNA segment encodes these proteins:
- the H3-4 gene encoding histone H3.1t: MARTKQTARKPIGGKAPRKQLATKVARKSAPATGGVKKPHRCWPGTIALREIRHYWKSPELLIGKLPFQRLVREIAQDFKMDLRFQSSAVRALQEVCEAYLVGVFEDTNLCAIHANRVTIMPKDIQLARHIHGKCA; this comes from the coding sequence ATGGCACGAACAAAGCAGACGGCGCGGAAGCCCATTGGCGGCAAAGCACCTCGCAAACAACTGGCTACCAAAGTAGCTCGGAAGAGCGCGCCAGCCACGGGGGGCGTGAAGAAGCCGCACAGGTGCTGGCCGGGCACTATAGCACTGCGCGAGATTCGTCACTACTGGAAGTCCCCAGAACTTCTGATTGGTAAGTTACCCTTCCAGCGCCTGGTCCGGGAGATTGCGCAGGACTTTAAGATGGACCTGCGTTTCCAGAGCTCGGCTGTAAGGGCACTGCAGGAAGTCTGTGAGGCATACCTGGTGGGTGTTTTTGAAGACACCAACCTATGTGCCATCCATGCCAACCGTGTCACTATTATGCCCAAGGATATTCAGCTGGCACGCCATATCCACGGAAAATGTGCCTAA
- the TRIM17 gene encoding LOW QUALITY PROTEIN: E3 ubiquitin-protein ligase TRIM17 (The sequence of the model RefSeq protein was modified relative to this genomic sequence to represent the inferred CDS: inserted 1 base in 1 codon; substituted 1 base at 1 genomic stop codon), giving the protein MDAVELARKLQEEATCSICLDYLTDPVMTSCSHNFCRECIRLTWEKAKGQKTRKKCKGSFPCPECRKLSPQRNLWPHRLLTKAAEMAGQHPSLQSRHLCQVHQELLKLFCEDDQSPICVICRESQEHRPHRVVPIEEAVQEYELEENMGXLREEMMKTGKLQAKEEQTLAEWQKKVKERRERIVVEFEKMGLLLMEKRRLLQALKEEEEETVAKLQKSMASLDQQSHSLKMLLLQLEDRNECTPLQMLQDVKDLLGRKNSLSVQYPETTPTMLKTICRVPGXIEVLKSFQEDVVPDPSTAYPYLLLYESRQRRYLSTPMDGTPHGKDRFLAYPCAVGQETFSSGRHYWEVGMNLTGDALWVLGVCWDNVSRRGRVPKYPENGFWVVQLCKGKRYAPATSALTPVTLTEPPSHMGIFLDFEATDVSFYNVNNGSHPHTYSQPAFSGPLQPFFCLGAPKSGKMVISTVTLWVK; this is encoded by the exons ATGGACGCTGTGGAACTTGCCAGAAAATTGCAGGAGGAGGCCACTTGCTCCATCTGTCTCGACTACCTCACAGACCCCGTGATGACCAGCTGCAGTCACAATTTCTGCCGAGAGTGCATCCGGCTGACCTGGGAGAAGGCCAAAGGCCAGAAAACGAGGAAAAAGTGTAAGGGCTCCTTTCCCTGCCCCGAGTGCCGCAAGCTATCCCCCCAGAGGAACCTGTGGCCCCACCGTCTGCTGACCAAGGCGGCCGAGATGGCGGGGCAGCACCCCAGCCTACAGAGCAGGCACCTGTGCCAGGTGCACCAGGAGCTGCTCAAACTCTTTTGTGAGGACGACCAGAGTCCCATCTGTGTCATCTGCAGGGAGTCCCAGGAACACCGGCCCCACAGGGTGGTCCCTATTGAGGAGGCTGTGCAGGAATACGAg TTGGAGGAGAACATGGGATAGCTGCGAGAGGAAATGATGAAGACCGGgaagctgcaagccaaggaggaACAGACCTTGGCCGAATGGCAG AAGAAGGTGAAGGAGCGGAGGGAGCGCATCGTGGTTGAGTTTGAGAAGATGGGCCTCCTCCTGATGGAGAAGCGGCGCCTCCTCCAGGctctgaaggaggaggaggaggagacagtGGCAAAGCTGCAGAAGAGCATGGCCTCACTGGACCAGCAGAGTCACTCCTTGAAGATGCTGCTACTGCAGCTGGAGGACAGGAATGAGTGCACACCGCTCCAGATGCTGCAG GATGTGAAGGACCTCCTGGGCAG GAAGAACAGCCTGAGCGTGCAGTACCCAGAGACCACCCCCACCATGCTGAAGACCATCTGTAGGGTGCCGG AGATAGAGGTGCTCAAGAGCTTCCAAG AGGATGTGGTGCCCGACCCCTCCACGGCATACCCCTACCTCCTCTTATATGAGAGCCGCCAGAGGCGCTACCTGAGCACCCCGATGGACGGCACACCCCATGGCAAGGACAGGTTCCTAGCCTACCCCTGCGCAGTGGGCCAAGAGACCTTCTCCTCAGGGAGGCACTACTGGGAGGTGGGCATGAACCTCACTGGTGATGCACTGTGGGTCCTGGGCGTGTGCTGGGACAACGTGAGCCGGAGGGGCAGGGTCCCCAAGTACCCAGAAAATGGGTTCTGGGTGGTGCAGCTATGCAAGGGAAAGAGGTATGCACCTGCCACGTCTGCCCTGACACCCGTCACGCTGACTGAGCCCCCCAGCCACATGGGCATCTTCCTGGATTTCGAGGCCACAGACGTGTCATTCTACAATGTGAACAATGGGTCCCACCCACATACCTACTCCCAGCCCGCCTTCTCTGGCCCCCTGCAACCCTTCTTCTGCCTTGGGGCCCCCAAATCGGGCAAGATGGTCATCTCTACAGTGACCCTATGGGTGAAGTGA